Proteins co-encoded in one Ziziphus jujuba cultivar Dongzao chromosome 9, ASM3175591v1 genomic window:
- the LOC107427062 gene encoding abscisic acid 8'-hydroxylase 4 — translation MEITSVLIYIIVLFLSTIFSYPFLKKLKWNSKSIPYKLPPGSMGWPYIGETLQLYSQDPNIFFATKQRRYGEIFKSHILGCPCVMLASPEATKFVLATHSELFKPTYPKSKEKMIGPSAIFFHQGNYHSLLRKLVQNCLSPGSLQKLVPDIEAIAISALQSWAGGDVINTFHEMKKFSFDVGILSVFGRLDKKHRENLKENYCIVDKGYNSFPTNIPGTTYHRALLARKRLSQIVNDIIYEREEKKILEKDLLGHFLNFKDEKGQVLSKDQISDNIIGVLFAAQDTTASVLTWTLKYLHDDQKLLEAVKAEQKAIYEENEGGKRPLTWAQTRNMPFTHRVILESLRMASIISFTFREAVVDVEYNGYLIPKGWKVLPLFRNIHHNPELFTDPQDFDPSRFEVAPKPNTFMPFGNGVHACPGNELAKMELLILIHHLVTKFRWEVVGSQSGIQYGPFPIPQNGLPARFWNESNNT, via the exons ATGGAGATTACTTCTgttttaatatacataatagTTCTCTTCCTCTCCACCATTTTCTCATATCCTTTCTTAAAGAAACTGAAATGGAATTCCAAAAGCATACCTTATAAGCTTCCCCCTGGTTCAATGGGTTGGCCTTATATAGGAGAGACTCTTCAACTCTATTCCCAAGACCCAAACATTTTCTTTGCTACCAAACAGAGAAG GTATGGAGAAATTTTCAAGAGCCATATTCTGGGTTGTCCTTGTGTTATGTTGGCTAGCCCAGAGGCCACAAAGTTTGTGCTAGCGACTCATTCTGAATTGTTCAAGCCAACTTACCCAAAGAGCAAAGAGAAGATGATTGGCCCATCTGCTATCTTCTTTCACCAAGGGAATTACCATTCTCTCCTCAGAAAGTTGGTTCAGAATTGTCTGTCTCCTGGCTCACTCCAAAAACTAGTTCCTGATATCGAAGCCATAGCCATCTCTGCTCTGCAATCATGGGCTGGAGGAGATGTCATTAACACCTTTCATGAGATGAAGAAG TTTTCTTTCGATGTGGGCATTCTCTCTGTCTTTGGTCGCTTGGATAAAAAACATAGAGAAAATCTCAAGGAGAATTACTGCATAGTAGATAAAGGTTACAATTCTTTTCCAACAAACATACCAGGAACGACATATCACAGAGCACTCTTG GCAAGGAAAAGGCTTAGTCAGATTGTGAATGACATAATTTATGAGAGGGAGGAGAAGAAAATATTGGAAAAGGATCTTCTAGGACATTTCTTAAATTTCAAAGATGAAAAGGGACAAGTTTTAAGCAAGGATCAAATTTCTGATAACATCATTGGAGTGTTGTTTGCTGCTCAGGACACAACAGCTAGTGTGTTAACCTGGACCCTCAAATATCTCCATGATGATCAGAAACTTCTAGAAGCTGTCAAG GCTGAGCAGAAAGCAatatatgaagaaaatgaaggagGAAAGAGGCCCTTGACATGGGCACAGACCAGAAATATGCCTTTTACGCATAGA GTTATATTAGAGAGTTTGAGAATGGCCAGTATTATATCTTTCACATTCCGAGAGGCAGTGGTTGATGTGGAATATAATG GATATCTCATACCAAAAGGTTGGAAAGTGTTGCCATTGTTTAGAAACATTCATCACAATCCAGAATTGTTCACTGATCCTCAAGATTTTGACCCTTCTAGGTTCGAG GTTGCTCCAAAGCCTAATACTTTCATGCCATTTGGCAATGGAGTACATGCTTGTCCTGGAAATGAGCTTGCCAAAATGGAGCTGCTTATTTTGATCCACCATCTAGTGACCAAATTCAG ATGGGAAGTGGTAGGATCACAAAGTGGGATTCAGTATGGCCCATTTCCAATCCCCCAGAATGGTCTCCCAGCCAGATTTTGGAACGAATCCAACAATACCTAA